The sequence below is a genomic window from Lolium perenne isolate Kyuss_39 chromosome 7, Kyuss_2.0, whole genome shotgun sequence.
CACCATAGATGTTGATCAGATTGTTATTTCTGAGGTATGCGGCATGTGCTTAATGCTTTCATAGTTCTTGATTGATTGGTTTTGCAAAAATAAAAGAACAAAAATATCGCCACGGCAGTTGGTTTTCACTCGTTCGACAAAATAATTCTTCCATCTGCATCTGATGTCTTGGCATGCATAGAATTTGCAGTTTTCAACCTGATGTCCCAAAATCAGTTTGTTTGCTGAATTTATTTCTGGATGCTGGATCCAGATGAAGAGAACTAATTATTGCGTGTTTTGTCCTATTGCAGAAAACTAGTTGGAAGAACTTATTTTCATACATAGGGCCCGGATTTCTCGTCTCTATTGCGTATATTGATCCTGGCAATTGTAAGATTATATCTATGTATTGCTAATTTCTACTAATTTGCTATCGTTGTCAGCTCACGATCAATAAAATTTGTCGTTCTTGCAGTCGAGACGGACCTACAGGCTGGAGCACATTACAAATATGAGGTGCATCCTTTCTTCTCTTGTCTCTAGCATATTTTTGGGTACTGTCCATCCTATCTTTCCTTTAAAGTATGGAACTCTATAGACCAAACTTGCTGTTTCGTGAAAAAATCTTTACAAGGAACCATAACTATCTTCTTTTGGTTGCAGCTTCTTTGGATCATACTTATTGCGTCCTGTGCTGCACTTGTAATCCAGTCACTTGCTGCCAGCCTAGGGGTTGTGACTGGTCAGTATTATGAGAAATGCAGCACTAGTACTTCTTTCGCTTAGTGTTTGTTTTTTCATGTGAATGTTGCTGATATTTTTTATAACTTCCGCCATATCATAGGGAAGCATCTTGCTGAGCACTGCAGGGCTGAATATCCCAAGGTCACAAATTTCATCTTATGGATTCTCGCAGAACTGGCTGTAGTTGCATGCGACATCCCTGAAGGTATTAAAATGTGTAAAGTTGACCTTCGGTCGAATACGTTGCATTTTTCTAACTGAATTGCAAAGCTACCTGGATTCAATATTTTAGATGTTTCAGGATATTGCAGATTATGTCATACCATAAACCAAGTCTAAATTAAAATGGCAGTTTGTGATGTGGAAACTGTCAGTTAAAGTTGGCATATAACAGACATATGCAACTTTATGTGGGCTCTGTGTTGTATTTTTATCTAATTAAGTTTCGTGGTTGCCTATTCGTTTCAGTGATTGGAACTGCTTTTGCTTTGAACATGCTCTTCAAAATCCCAATATGGTGCGGTGTTCTCATAACTGGGCTCAGCACTCTGATGCTCCTGTTCCTACAACAATATGGGGTTAGAGCATGTTCTGCTTTCTTTCACAATATTTTTCACAAGTTAATATTTTTACCATAAAGTTACGATGCTAATGGTAATTTATTTTTGCCTTTAATTGGGCGACCTGTTTATTGTCACTTGTGATACAACAGAATCGCTATTTAAATGTGCTTATACTGCGTTAGTTCAGAAGCAGTGTTTGTATTAGTCTTGTTTCTCATGTTGCACATTGATTTCCTTTGTGCAGGTCCGTAAATTGGAATTTCTGATAGCATTTCTGGTATTCTTAATAGCAACATGCTTCTTGGTTGAACTTGGATATTCTAAACCAAATTCTTCAGAAGTTGTGAGGGGTCTTTTTGTTCCTGAAATTAAAGGAAATGGAGCTACAGGTCTTGCTATCTCACTACTTGGTGCTATGGTGATGCCGTAAGCTTCATATACCCCCAGTTCTCTCTCTAAAAAAAATTGAACATATTTTTACTTTTTTTGAACTTTCTCAAacattttttttaatttcatcatCAGACCTTTTCATGTTTTTGATAAAAAATGCAGGCACAATCTTTTTCTCCACTCAGCATTGGTACTATCAAGAAAAGTGCCACGATCAGTTCATGGGATTAAAGTAATCTACCTTTACCTTAACCCATTGTGTTAATCGTTCTCATAATTACATATCCTATGTTGACTCATGGTTCGAAAAAAGAAAATCCTATGTTGACCTGGATTTGTTAAACCTTGCTGGTCTGCTCTATTAAACTGACTCATACAGTCTATGTGTTCAGACTTCAGAGCATGCCTTGTTACTAATTTCAGATATACAAGCGTGAAATTAACATACATTTTCCACCTTATTGCAGGAAGCCTGTAGATTCTATATGATTGAAAGTGCATTTGCCCTCACAGTAGCCTTTCTGATCAACATATCTATCATATCTGTTAGTGGTGCAGTCTGCAGTTCAGATAATTTGAACCCTGAAGATCAGATGAACTGCAAAGATCTAGATCTTAACAAAGCTTCATTCTTGTTAAAGGTTGTTCAGATAGTTCTGGTTCCTGACAGTATAGAAGATGTTGTTCATTTTGTGCTAGAAACTCTGTATGGTTTCGAGACAAGTTTACTGCTAATTAGATAGACTTTTATTGAAAGATATTGCTGTATATACCATGTGCTAAGCTGAGCATTTGCAAAAACCTCTCTGATGCATTTTCTTATTTTAACAAATACGAAACACTTTCTGACAAAAAAGCATTATGCCTTATTATGAGGATTTGGTTTTTACTCAATTTACATAGAAGTATAACTCATGCATCAAGAGCTCTCAAATAGACTTTCTAAGTCCCTTATTTCAGTATGTATTCtgatctgtttttttttttttttttccttttgtatGTTGCTGTAGAATGTCCTTGGAAATTGGAGCTCAAAGGTGTTTGCAATAGCATTGTTGGCATCTGGCCAGAGTTCCACAATTACTGGAACTTATGCGGGACAATATGTCATGCAGGTATTTTATCTCTTCTATTGTTAGCCATATCTTGAAAACTGCAAAGGTAAATTGCGCAGTAGATATATCTTGTTATAATGCATGAAGACTCAACCACGTGTGATTGTTATTGGGGTTAGTATCTTACTGAGATTTATGTGGTTCACGGTGAAAATAATTGTACGAAAAACATTATATTTTGAATGTATGCTATTTACAGCAGAGAAACTTTACTTGTTTCTTATTGTAGGGGTTTCTGGATCTTCGAATGACGCCCTGGTTAAGGAACCTTCTAACTAGGTCCTTGGCAATTGTGCCTAGTCTGATTGTGTCACTAATTGGTGGCTCCTCAGCAGCTGGGCAGTTGATTATCATTGCATCGGTAATTCTATCACTCTGCTGATCATCTTTATAGCATACTTCAGTGCACATTGAGGTCACACGCTGCCTGTTTCCCGATTCTAATTTTAAATATTAATTTCTCAATGTTATATGCAGATGATACTATCCTTTGAGCTTCCATTTGCTCTAGTACCACTCCTTAAATTCACTAGTAGCAAAACAAAGATGGGACAGCACACAAATTCAAGATTCGTAAGTAGCTCACCCCAATAACTTGGATATACACAACAATTTTGCAGCGATCCCATTACTCATTATGATTTGC
It includes:
- the LOC127312109 gene encoding metal transporter Nramp3, with protein sequence MSGPRQCSSQPQFMTSAGNNNLSNGAGTPLIDTIDVDQIVISEKTSWKNLFSYIGPGFLVSIAYIDPGNFETDLQAGAHYKYELLWIILIASCAALVIQSLAASLGVVTGKHLAEHCRAEYPKVTNFILWILAELAVVACDIPEVIGTAFALNMLFKIPIWCGVLITGLSTLMLLFLQQYGVRKLEFLIAFLVFLIATCFLVELGYSKPNSSEVVRGLFVPEIKGNGATGLAISLLGAMVMPHNLFLHSALVLSRKVPRSVHGIKEACRFYMIESAFALTVAFLINISIISVSGAVCSSDNLNPEDQMNCKDLDLNKASFLLKNVLGNWSSKVFAIALLASGQSSTITGTYAGQYVMQGFLDLRMTPWLRNLLTRSLAIVPSLIVSLIGGSSAAGQLIIIASMILSFELPFALVPLLKFTSSKTKMGQHTNSRFITVLTWVIGSFIMIINIYFLITSFVKLLLHSGMSTVSQVFAGIFGFLGMLIYIAAILYLVFRKNRKCTLPLLKNDSMPGGAVHAEGEGSQLGHLPREDISSMQLPHERPASDLD